The following are encoded in a window of Streptomyces sp. SAT1 genomic DNA:
- a CDS encoding LacI family DNA-binding transcriptional regulator, translated as MPAKRTPARRPTMKDIARRAGVSESAVSFALNDRPGVSEVTRDRVRRVAEQLGWRPSTAARALSGEGAATIGFVLARPADTLGVDSFFLQLVSGIQEVLSERHLGLLFQVVEDVPDECDVYRRWWAEHRVDGVLVVDPRTDDPRPGLLDELGLPAVVIGGAPDERHPGLSTVWADDAGAMASVVDGLYGLGHRRIMHIAGLAGLAHTERRIRTLRTEAERRGLTGVESVTTDYSDAEGAAVTRRILRSPSPPTALIYDNDVMALAGVAAATELGYSVPADVSVVAWEDSALCRMVKPWLSALSRDSMEFGRTAARALTALLDGGPARTVRVPVPRLIERDSTGPARDAPGAGAEAGAGDRVG; from the coding sequence ATGCCGGCCAAGCGGACCCCGGCGCGCCGTCCGACGATGAAGGACATCGCGCGCCGTGCCGGTGTCTCCGAGAGCGCCGTCTCGTTCGCGCTCAACGACCGGCCCGGTGTCTCCGAGGTCACCCGCGACCGGGTCCGCCGGGTCGCCGAACAGCTGGGCTGGCGGCCCAGTACGGCGGCCCGCGCGCTGTCCGGGGAGGGCGCGGCCACGATCGGCTTCGTGCTGGCCCGGCCCGCCGACACGCTCGGCGTCGACTCGTTCTTCCTGCAACTGGTCTCCGGCATCCAGGAAGTGCTCTCCGAGCGCCATCTCGGGCTGCTCTTCCAGGTGGTGGAGGACGTACCGGACGAGTGTGACGTATATCGCAGATGGTGGGCCGAGCACCGGGTGGACGGCGTGCTCGTCGTGGACCCGCGCACCGACGACCCGCGCCCCGGTCTGCTCGACGAACTCGGCCTGCCCGCCGTGGTGATCGGCGGCGCACCCGACGAACGGCACCCGGGCCTGTCCACCGTGTGGGCGGACGACGCGGGCGCCATGGCCTCGGTGGTGGACGGGCTCTACGGGCTCGGCCACCGGCGCATCATGCACATCGCGGGCCTGGCCGGACTCGCGCACACCGAGCGCCGGATCCGGACGCTGCGCACCGAGGCCGAGCGGCGCGGGCTGACCGGCGTCGAGTCGGTGACCACGGACTACTCGGACGCGGAGGGCGCCGCCGTCACCCGCCGGATACTGCGCTCGCCGTCCCCTCCGACGGCTCTGATCTACGACAACGACGTGATGGCCCTGGCGGGCGTGGCCGCCGCGACCGAACTGGGCTACTCCGTCCCGGCGGACGTGTCGGTGGTGGCCTGGGAGGACTCCGCGCTGTGCCGCATGGTCAAGCCGTGGCTGTCCGCCCTGTCGCGGGACAGCATGGAGTTCGGCCGTACGGCGGCCCGCGCGCTGACCGCCCTCCTGGACGGCGGCCCGGCCCGCACGGTCCGCGTCCCGGTCCCCCGCCTGATCGAACGCGACAGCACGGGGCCGGCGCGGGACGCGCCGGGGGCGGGCGCCGAGGCGGGGGCGGGCGACCGCGTCGGCTGA
- a CDS encoding carbohydrate ABC transporter permease, with amino-acid sequence MSTVETPARKTPARKTPARPRKPRFTDENGRRYRVWELVLRYVLLLAVLALTVGPFVWQLSTSLKGPTEDIFSSPPKFLPGDPTLHNYERVADTIPVWDYAFNSLKVAAANVVTNCVGSALAGYALARLRYRGRRVATLVFVLAMLVPAEGIIIAQFTTMRELGLNNTLVGVLLPGAVASLNVLLMRNAFLNLPYEIEEAAYVDGANVWQRFLRIALPSVKGTLAVVAIFAFMGAWDDFLWPLIVLSDPSRFTLTIGLNYLHGTFANDERLVAAGTVIAVAPLIALFACLQRYFFRGVGEGAVKG; translated from the coding sequence GTGAGCACCGTCGAGACCCCGGCCCGCAAGACCCCGGCCCGCAAGACCCCGGCGCGCCCGCGCAAGCCCCGCTTCACCGACGAGAACGGCCGCCGCTACCGGGTGTGGGAACTGGTCCTGCGCTACGTCCTGCTGCTGGCCGTGCTCGCCCTGACCGTCGGCCCGTTCGTGTGGCAGCTGTCCACCTCGCTCAAGGGCCCCACCGAGGACATCTTCAGCTCCCCGCCCAAGTTCCTGCCCGGCGACCCCACCCTGCACAACTACGAGCGGGTCGCCGACACCATCCCGGTCTGGGACTACGCCTTCAACTCCCTCAAGGTCGCCGCCGCCAACGTCGTCACCAACTGCGTCGGCTCGGCCCTGGCCGGCTACGCCCTGGCCCGGCTGCGCTACCGGGGCCGCCGGGTCGCCACCCTGGTCTTCGTGCTGGCGATGCTCGTGCCCGCGGAGGGCATCATCATCGCCCAGTTCACCACCATGCGGGAGCTGGGCCTGAACAACACCCTCGTCGGTGTCCTGCTGCCCGGCGCCGTCGCGTCGCTGAACGTCCTGCTGATGCGCAACGCCTTCCTGAACCTGCCCTACGAGATCGAGGAGGCCGCCTACGTCGACGGCGCCAACGTCTGGCAGCGGTTCCTGCGGATCGCGCTGCCGTCGGTCAAGGGCACCCTCGCCGTCGTGGCGATCTTCGCCTTCATGGGCGCCTGGGACGACTTCCTGTGGCCGCTCATCGTGCTCAGCGACCCGTCCCGGTTCACCCTGACCATCGGCCTGAACTACCTGCACGGCACCTTCGCCAACGACGAACGGCTGGTCGCCGCCGGCACCGTCATCGCCGTGGCCCCGCTGATCGCCCTCTTCGCCTGCCTCCAGCGCTACTTCTTCCGCGGGGTCGGCGAGGGCGCCGTCAAGGGCTGA
- a CDS encoding carbohydrate ABC transporter permease produces MSTSTVSRAPAKRPARRPGRVAGSRPATRIRRQLPASPWLFAAPGLLVTAVFILYPFISTVINAFTDRRTLIPGHYVGLANFRELLHDDAFWIGLRNSTLYMVGTVPALVILPLLLAMLVQKNIPGITFFRSAFYTPVVASIVVVGLIWVWMLDERGLVNSLLETVGLDKVGFLSDQWLLLVSAMAVTVWKGLGYYMIVYLAALANVPRELHEAAAVDGAGAVRRFFTVTVPAVRSTMVLVAALSSVAAFKVFSEVYLMAGPSGGPAGEDTTLVMLIQRTGTGLSGRVGYASAISLVVFVITVILMLLVLRADRKEDA; encoded by the coding sequence ATGTCCACCTCGACCGTCTCCCGGGCGCCCGCGAAGCGCCCGGCCCGGCGCCCCGGCCGGGTCGCCGGGAGCCGCCCGGCGACCCGCATCCGGCGCCAACTGCCCGCCAGTCCCTGGCTGTTCGCCGCACCCGGACTGCTGGTCACCGCCGTCTTCATCCTGTACCCGTTCATCTCCACGGTGATCAACGCCTTCACCGACCGGCGCACCCTGATCCCCGGCCACTACGTCGGCCTCGCCAACTTCCGCGAGCTGCTGCACGACGACGCCTTCTGGATCGGCCTGCGCAACAGCACCCTGTACATGGTCGGCACCGTCCCGGCGCTGGTGATCCTGCCGCTGCTGCTGGCCATGCTGGTGCAGAAGAACATCCCGGGCATCACCTTCTTCCGGTCCGCCTTCTACACCCCGGTCGTCGCCTCGATCGTCGTGGTCGGCCTGATCTGGGTCTGGATGCTGGACGAACGCGGACTGGTGAACTCGCTCCTGGAGACGGTCGGTCTTGACAAGGTCGGCTTCCTCAGCGACCAGTGGCTGCTGCTGGTCAGCGCCATGGCCGTCACGGTCTGGAAGGGCCTCGGCTACTACATGATCGTCTACCTCGCGGCGCTCGCCAACGTGCCGCGCGAACTGCACGAGGCCGCCGCCGTGGACGGCGCGGGCGCGGTGCGCCGCTTCTTCACCGTCACCGTCCCGGCCGTCCGCTCCACCATGGTCCTGGTCGCCGCGCTCTCCTCGGTCGCCGCCTTCAAGGTGTTCTCCGAGGTCTACCTGATGGCCGGCCCCAGCGGCGGGCCCGCGGGCGAGGACACCACCCTGGTCATGCTCATCCAGCGCACCGGCACCGGCCTGTCCGGCCGCGTCGGCTACGCCTCCGCCATCTCCCTGGTGGTGTTCGTCATCACCGTGATCCTCATGCTGCTCGTCCTGCGCGCGGACCGGAAGGAGGACGCGTGA
- a CDS encoding alpha-mannosidase — translation MHDDRSLVEARLKRVLDERIRPAVYPESVPLDVAVWHAPGEPVPVAEGLAAEPEPIAVGARWGAPWGTSWFRVTGTVPEAWAGRSVEALLDLGFDENMPGFQCEGLVYRPDGTPVKGLNPRNQWVRIGAPVEGGEEVRLHIEAASNPVILDYHPFLPTQLGDKETAGSDPQYTLTRMDLAVFDETVWQLVIDLEVLGELMAELPEDSQRRYEILRAVDRALDLVDLQDVNGTAERARAQLTGVLSAPAVPSAHRISAVGHAHIDSAWLWPLRETVRKVARTTSNMTALLEDEPDFVFAMSQAQQWAWIKEHRPEVWARVKKAVADGRFVPAGGMWVESDTNMPGSEAMARQFVHGKRFFLDEFGVENDEAWLPDTFGFAAGLPQIIKAAGSKRLLTQKISWSQTNKFPHHTFQWEGIDGTRIFTHFPPVDTYNCSMKGSEIAHAARNFKDKGVARHSLAPTGWGDGGGGTTREMVAKAARLRDLEGSAQVVWETPEAFFDKAEAEYPEPPVWVGELYLELHRATLTSQAKTKQGNRRSEHLLREAELWAATAAVRAGFPYPYEDLDRIWKTVLLHQFHDILPGSSIAWVHREARATYERVAAELDAIIDGAQRALAGEGATPLVFNAAPHGRCGVPAGGAAAPAVAGGTRLTPRQGGGHVLDNGVLRVEIDERGLVVSAYDIEAERETVAPGRAANLLQLHPDFPNMWDAWDVDEFYRNTVTDLTDADEVTAGEDGASVRVVRSFGDSRVTQVLSLAAGERRLLLDTEVDWHETEKFLKLAFPLDVHAERYASETQFGHFHRPTHTNTSWEAAKFEACNHRFVHVAEPGWGVALVNDSTYGHDVTRAVRTDGDLGTTTTVRVSLLRAPRFPDPETDQGVHRFRHALVPGADIGGAVREGWRINVPERRLTGAGAVAPLLAVDDDAVVVTALKLADDGSGDVVVRFHEAHGGRARATLTAGFEVADAVATDLLERPLADAPAVERDGERIAVRLRPFELVTLRLRRA, via the coding sequence ATGCATGACGACCGCAGCCTGGTCGAAGCCCGCCTCAAGCGCGTACTCGACGAGCGCATCCGCCCCGCCGTGTACCCCGAGTCCGTGCCCCTGGACGTGGCCGTGTGGCACGCGCCCGGGGAGCCCGTGCCGGTCGCCGAGGGACTGGCCGCCGAGCCCGAGCCGATCGCGGTGGGCGCCCGCTGGGGTGCTCCGTGGGGCACCAGCTGGTTCCGGGTGACCGGCACCGTTCCCGAGGCGTGGGCAGGCAGGTCCGTCGAGGCCCTGCTCGACCTCGGCTTCGACGAGAACATGCCCGGCTTCCAGTGCGAGGGCCTGGTCTACCGGCCCGACGGCACCCCGGTGAAGGGCCTCAACCCGCGCAACCAGTGGGTCCGGATCGGCGCCCCCGTCGAGGGCGGCGAGGAGGTGCGCCTGCACATCGAGGCGGCCTCCAACCCCGTCATCCTCGACTACCACCCCTTCCTGCCCACCCAGCTCGGCGACAAGGAGACCGCGGGCAGCGACCCGCAGTACACGCTGACCCGGATGGACCTCGCCGTCTTCGACGAGACCGTGTGGCAGCTCGTCATCGACCTGGAGGTGCTCGGCGAGCTGATGGCCGAGCTGCCCGAGGACTCCCAGCGCCGCTACGAGATCCTGCGCGCCGTGGACCGGGCGCTGGACCTGGTGGACCTCCAGGACGTCAACGGCACCGCCGAGCGGGCCCGCGCCCAGCTCACCGGCGTGCTCTCCGCGCCCGCCGTGCCCTCCGCGCACCGCATCAGCGCGGTCGGCCACGCGCACATCGACTCCGCCTGGCTGTGGCCGCTGCGCGAGACGGTGCGCAAGGTGGCGCGTACGACGTCCAACATGACCGCCCTGCTGGAGGACGAGCCCGACTTCGTCTTCGCCATGTCCCAGGCGCAGCAGTGGGCGTGGATCAAGGAGCACCGGCCCGAGGTGTGGGCGCGGGTCAAGAAGGCCGTCGCGGACGGGCGGTTCGTGCCGGCCGGCGGCATGTGGGTGGAGTCCGACACCAACATGCCCGGCTCGGAGGCCATGGCCCGCCAGTTCGTGCACGGCAAGCGGTTCTTCCTCGACGAGTTCGGCGTCGAGAACGACGAGGCGTGGCTGCCCGACACCTTCGGCTTCGCCGCCGGTCTGCCGCAGATCATCAAGGCGGCCGGCTCCAAGCGGCTGCTCACGCAGAAGATCTCCTGGTCGCAGACGAACAAGTTCCCGCACCACACCTTCCAGTGGGAGGGCATCGACGGCACCCGGATCTTCACGCACTTCCCGCCCGTCGACACCTACAACTGCTCCATGAAGGGCAGCGAGATCGCGCACGCGGCCCGCAACTTCAAGGACAAGGGCGTCGCCCGGCACTCGCTGGCGCCCACCGGCTGGGGCGACGGCGGCGGCGGCACCACCCGCGAGATGGTCGCCAAGGCCGCCCGGCTGCGCGACCTGGAGGGCTCCGCGCAGGTGGTGTGGGAGACCCCCGAGGCGTTCTTCGACAAGGCCGAGGCCGAGTACCCCGAACCGCCCGTCTGGGTCGGCGAGCTGTACCTCGAACTGCACCGCGCCACCCTGACCAGCCAGGCCAAGACCAAGCAGGGCAACCGGCGCAGCGAGCACCTGCTGCGCGAGGCGGAGCTGTGGGCGGCCACCGCCGCCGTGCGCGCCGGGTTCCCCTACCCCTACGAGGACCTGGACCGGATCTGGAAGACGGTGCTGCTGCACCAGTTCCACGACATCCTGCCCGGCTCGTCCATCGCCTGGGTGCACCGCGAGGCCCGCGCCACCTACGAGCGGGTCGCCGCCGAGCTGGACGCGATCATCGACGGCGCGCAGCGCGCGCTGGCCGGCGAGGGCGCCACCCCGCTCGTCTTCAACGCGGCCCCGCACGGCCGCTGCGGTGTCCCGGCGGGCGGCGCCGCCGCACCGGCCGTCGCGGGCGGCACCCGGCTCACGCCCCGCCAGGGCGGCGGACACGTCCTGGACAACGGCGTGCTGCGCGTCGAGATCGACGAGCGGGGCCTGGTCGTCTCGGCGTACGACATCGAGGCCGAGCGCGAGACCGTCGCCCCCGGCCGGGCCGCCAACCTGCTCCAGCTGCACCCCGACTTCCCGAACATGTGGGACGCCTGGGACGTGGACGAGTTCTACCGCAACACGGTCACCGACCTGACGGACGCGGACGAGGTCACGGCGGGCGAGGACGGCGCCTCGGTGCGCGTCGTGCGCTCCTTCGGCGACTCCCGCGTCACGCAGGTGCTGTCGCTGGCCGCGGGCGAGCGGCGGCTGCTCCTGGACACCGAGGTCGACTGGCACGAGACGGAGAAGTTCCTCAAGCTGGCCTTCCCGCTGGACGTGCACGCCGAACGGTACGCGTCGGAGACCCAGTTCGGGCACTTCCACCGGCCCACCCACACCAACACCTCGTGGGAGGCCGCCAAGTTCGAGGCGTGCAACCACCGGTTCGTGCACGTGGCCGAGCCCGGCTGGGGCGTCGCCCTGGTCAACGACTCGACGTACGGCCACGACGTGACCCGCGCCGTCCGCACCGACGGCGACCTGGGCACGACCACCACCGTCCGGGTGTCGCTGCTGCGCGCGCCGCGCTTCCCCGACCCGGAGACCGACCAGGGCGTCCACCGCTTCCGGCACGCCCTGGTGCCCGGCGCCGACATCGGCGGCGCGGTCCGCGAGGGCTGGCGGATCAACGTGCCCGAGCGGCGGCTGACCGGCGCGGGCGCGGTCGCCCCGCTGCTGGCCGTCGACGACGACGCGGTGGTCGTGACGGCTCTCAAGCTCGCCGACGACGGCAGCGGCGACGTGGTCGTCCGCTTCCACGAGGCCCACGGCGGCCGGGCGCGGGCCACGCTGACCGCCGGGTTCGAGGTCGCCGACGCCGTGGCGACCGACCTGCTGGAGCGCCCGCTGGCCGACGCCCCGGCCGTGGAGCGCGACGGCGAGCGGATCGCGGTGCGGCTGCGTCCGTTCGAGCTGGTGACGCTGCGGCTGCGGCGCGCCTGA
- a CDS encoding ABC transporter substrate-binding protein — MPISRRALAAAAITALVLPLSACGSGGDDAGSTDASGKVEGNITFQTWNLRANFKDYFEGVIGDFEKKYPGAHVKWVDQPAEGYPDKISADAAGGTLPDVVNVAPDLVAPLAKAGLAMDLDKAAAKYKGEYLPGAWASHQVPGLPGTYAFPWYLNTGPLFYNKTLFKQAGLDAEKPPKTYDELFTDALQLAEKTGGKVATLANVPTIEDFGRYGSTLTNKEGTGFAFNDAKGVELLTKYKQLYDAKALDAQALTATPESTGKKFLTGAVAMNPGSALDLDNFKKQAPNLYKNIGITDQITSTGHVNMYVQGLMVNAKTKNTPAAVAFAHFVTDAEHQMSFAKKVAIFPSTAGSLNDPYFTKEDGTDETRVRVAAAKSLKTAVNYTPVQFSDQMKTALRNEVAKALQGKQSPKDALDNAVKACDQLLKQQG, encoded by the coding sequence GTGCCCATATCCCGCAGAGCACTCGCCGCCGCAGCCATCACCGCCCTCGTCCTGCCGTTGAGCGCCTGTGGCTCCGGCGGGGACGACGCCGGTTCGACGGACGCGTCGGGCAAGGTCGAGGGCAACATCACCTTCCAGACCTGGAACCTGCGCGCCAACTTCAAGGACTACTTCGAGGGCGTCATCGGCGACTTCGAGAAGAAGTACCCGGGCGCGCACGTCAAGTGGGTCGACCAGCCCGCCGAGGGCTACCCCGACAAGATCAGCGCGGACGCGGCCGGCGGCACCCTGCCCGACGTCGTCAACGTCGCCCCGGACCTGGTCGCGCCGCTCGCCAAGGCGGGCCTGGCGATGGACCTGGACAAGGCCGCCGCCAAGTACAAGGGCGAGTACCTGCCCGGCGCCTGGGCCAGCCACCAGGTCCCCGGCCTGCCCGGCACGTACGCCTTCCCCTGGTACCTGAACACCGGCCCGCTGTTCTACAACAAGACCCTCTTCAAGCAGGCGGGCCTGGACGCCGAGAAGCCGCCGAAGACGTACGACGAGCTCTTCACGGACGCCCTCCAGCTGGCCGAGAAGACCGGCGGCAAGGTCGCCACCCTCGCCAACGTGCCCACCATCGAGGACTTCGGCCGCTACGGCTCGACGCTGACGAACAAGGAGGGCACCGGCTTCGCCTTCAACGACGCGAAGGGTGTCGAACTCCTCACCAAGTACAAGCAGTTGTACGACGCCAAGGCGCTCGACGCGCAGGCGCTCACCGCCACCCCGGAGTCGACCGGCAAGAAGTTCCTCACCGGTGCCGTGGCCATGAACCCGGGCAGCGCCCTGGACCTGGACAACTTCAAGAAGCAGGCGCCGAACCTGTACAAGAACATCGGCATCACCGACCAGATCACCAGCACCGGCCACGTCAACATGTACGTGCAGGGCCTGATGGTGAACGCGAAGACCAAGAACACGCCCGCCGCCGTCGCGTTCGCGCACTTCGTCACCGACGCCGAGCACCAGATGTCCTTCGCCAAGAAGGTCGCCATCTTCCCGAGCACCGCCGGCTCGCTCAACGACCCGTACTTCACCAAGGAGGACGGCACCGACGAGACCCGGGTCCGGGTCGCCGCCGCCAAGTCCCTGAAGACCGCGGTCAACTACACGCCCGTGCAGTTCAGCGACCAGATGAAGACGGCGCTGCGCAACGAGGTCGCCAAGGCGCTCCAGGGCAAGCAGAGCCCCAAGGACGCGCTCGACAACGCTGTCAAGGCATGTGACCAGCTTCTGAAGCAGCAGGGATAA
- a CDS encoding endo-beta-N-acetylglucosaminidase, whose product MSHHPARRTVLLAGAATAALPALSLPAAAAEPTASRAAATGLRPLASYWYPDSLPDGSPGEGITWRSLKSWRAATDTDLPFNRASVPLARRFTPAPANTTARADQARIQSLVSFGPTAGNPSQGSATADYYALTHWAYIDELVFWGGSSGEGLILAPNAPIVDAAHRHGVPVLGNVFLPPAAYGGQLRWTSDLVQRDAAGHHPLAAQLVAVAAAYGFDGWFVNAETGGGDSALGAAMLGFVRELKTLAAARGQRVTWYDAMTVDGTVSWQGALNDRNQALYEAADDLFVDFRWSAGSLASSARRADALGRSRYELWAGVDVESRGSDTPVDWDAIVPAGTAHTTSVGLYRPEWTRGHLPAGHTPEAFHAADDRFWTGRSLDPSRPDAADPWRAPAVFAADRSTVTSLPFATVFNTGHGLRWHERGEVTSDTPWNHLGLQDRLPARRWSVRTEGQRPAVAFDFADAWHGGSSLLVSGALDRPAVLDLYTTRLPLGRNTVVELTHRADAGNVRVELAVATAEPDGAGNPPPYTYLPLPAGRGDGWRTTAVRLPGRSGTVHALGIRLTATGGGPVRWRLGGLAVRERTTTPAAPVRPRVTAASGGDLRLAWDHPAPGTVRHYTVHRVLPDGTRRFLGGTGQRAYFVTGLTPAPGERAVRFEVRAVGELYTSSAAAALGHRW is encoded by the coding sequence GTGAGTCACCACCCCGCCCGGCGCACCGTCCTGCTCGCGGGCGCCGCGACCGCCGCCCTGCCCGCGCTGTCCCTGCCCGCCGCCGCGGCCGAGCCGACGGCGTCCCGCGCCGCCGCCACCGGCCTGCGGCCGCTCGCCTCCTACTGGTACCCCGACTCGCTGCCCGACGGCAGCCCCGGCGAGGGCATCACCTGGCGCAGTCTGAAGAGCTGGCGCGCCGCCACCGACACCGACCTGCCCTTCAACCGGGCCTCCGTGCCGCTCGCCCGGCGCTTCACCCCGGCCCCGGCCAACACCACGGCCCGCGCGGACCAGGCCCGTATCCAGTCCCTGGTCTCCTTCGGTCCCACCGCGGGCAACCCCTCCCAGGGCTCGGCCACCGCCGACTACTACGCCCTCACCCACTGGGCGTACATCGACGAGCTGGTCTTCTGGGGCGGCTCGTCCGGCGAGGGGCTGATCCTCGCGCCGAACGCGCCGATCGTGGACGCCGCGCACCGGCACGGCGTCCCCGTCCTCGGCAACGTCTTCCTGCCGCCCGCCGCCTACGGCGGACAGCTCCGCTGGACCAGCGACCTGGTGCAGCGGGACGCCGCCGGGCACCACCCGCTCGCCGCCCAGCTCGTCGCGGTCGCGGCGGCGTACGGCTTCGACGGCTGGTTCGTCAACGCCGAGACCGGCGGCGGCGACAGCGCGCTCGGCGCCGCCATGCTCGGCTTCGTCCGCGAGCTGAAGACGCTCGCCGCCGCCCGCGGACAGCGCGTCACCTGGTACGACGCCATGACCGTGGACGGCACGGTGAGCTGGCAGGGCGCGCTGAACGACCGCAACCAGGCACTGTACGAGGCCGCCGACGACCTGTTCGTCGACTTCCGCTGGAGCGCGGGCTCGCTGGCCTCCTCCGCCCGCAGGGCCGACGCGCTGGGCCGCAGCCGCTACGAGCTGTGGGCCGGTGTCGACGTGGAGTCCCGCGGCTCGGACACTCCCGTGGACTGGGACGCGATCGTGCCCGCCGGCACCGCGCACACCACCTCAGTCGGCCTCTACCGGCCGGAGTGGACCCGGGGCCACCTGCCCGCCGGGCACACCCCGGAGGCGTTCCACGCCGCCGACGACCGGTTCTGGACCGGCCGCTCCCTCGACCCGTCCCGGCCCGATGCCGCCGACCCCTGGCGGGCACCGGCCGTCTTCGCCGCCGACCGGTCCACCGTCACCTCCCTGCCGTTCGCGACCGTCTTCAACACCGGCCACGGACTGCGCTGGCACGAGCGGGGCGAGGTCACCTCCGACACCCCCTGGAACCACCTCGGCCTCCAGGACCGGCTGCCCGCCCGCCGCTGGAGCGTGCGCACCGAAGGGCAGCGGCCCGCCGTCGCCTTCGACTTCGCCGACGCCTGGCACGGCGGCAGCAGCCTCCTGGTGTCCGGCGCGCTCGACCGGCCCGCCGTCCTGGACCTCTACACGACCCGGCTGCCGCTCGGCCGCAACACCGTCGTCGAGCTGACCCACCGCGCCGACGCCGGGAACGTACGCGTCGAGCTGGCCGTGGCGACCGCCGAACCGGACGGCGCCGGGAACCCGCCGCCGTACACGTACCTGCCGCTGCCGGCCGGGCGCGGCGACGGCTGGCGGACCACCGCGGTGCGGCTGCCCGGCCGGTCCGGGACCGTGCACGCCCTCGGGATCCGGCTCACCGCCACCGGCGGCGGCCCGGTCCGCTGGCGGCTCGGCGGCCTCGCCGTGCGCGAGCGCACCACCACCCCGGCCGCCCCCGTCCGGCCCCGGGTCACCGCGGCCTCGGGCGGCGACCTGCGCCTGGCCTGGGACCACCCGGCGCCCGGCACGGTCCGCCACTACACCGTGCACCGCGTGCTGCCCGACGGCACCCGCCGCTTCCTGGGCGGCACCGGCCAGCGCGCCTACTTCGTCACCGGCCTGACTCCCGCACCGGGCGAGCGGGCCGTACGGTTCGAGGTACGGGCGGTGGGGGAGCTGTACACCTCCTCGGCCGCCGCCGCCCTCGGCCACCGCTGGTAA
- a CDS encoding glycoside hydrolase 5 family protein has translation MPSAVRFGVNYTPSQGWFHHWLDFDLDAVRADLDSIAALGLDHVRVFPLWPYFQPDRALIRPRAVEQLVQLVDAAGERGLDVNVDGLQGHLSSFDFLPAWTRTWHRRNLFTDPEVLDGQAAYLRTLAAALDGRPNFLGMTLGNEVNQFSAGPHPDPDRATADQIDAWLERMLAACEQGAPGRMHLHAEYDATWYQDDMPFTPDQAARHGALTAVHSWVFNGTAQRHGRTSVPTEHHAAYLIELSKAWAGDPHRPVWLQEVGAPAPLIPAEHAAAFTEATVANALDCPDLWGITWWCSHDVSRELADFPELEYSLGLLTNDRRPKDSARSLARAAREHTYAPAPRTTALTVPADPAARSRCAPGGDVFEAFFRLTADGARPATVLDTRAADRDHLAARGITDVVTPDQVLPTPPGGTRS, from the coding sequence ATGCCTTCTGCCGTGCGCTTCGGCGTCAACTACACCCCGAGCCAGGGGTGGTTCCACCACTGGCTCGACTTCGACCTCGACGCCGTACGCGCCGACCTGGACTCCATCGCCGCGCTCGGCCTCGACCACGTCCGGGTCTTCCCGCTGTGGCCCTACTTCCAGCCCGACCGCGCCCTGATCCGGCCGCGCGCCGTGGAGCAGCTGGTGCAGCTCGTCGACGCGGCCGGGGAACGCGGGCTCGACGTCAACGTGGACGGCCTCCAGGGACACCTGTCCAGCTTCGACTTCCTGCCCGCCTGGACCCGCACCTGGCACCGCCGCAACCTCTTCACCGACCCCGAGGTCCTGGACGGCCAGGCCGCCTATCTGCGCACCCTGGCCGCCGCCCTCGACGGCCGCCCCAACTTCCTCGGCATGACCCTCGGCAACGAGGTCAACCAGTTCTCCGCCGGGCCCCACCCCGACCCGGACCGGGCCACCGCCGACCAGATCGACGCCTGGCTGGAGCGGATGCTCGCCGCCTGCGAGCAGGGCGCCCCCGGCAGGATGCACCTGCACGCCGAGTACGACGCCACCTGGTACCAGGACGACATGCCGTTCACCCCGGACCAGGCCGCCCGGCACGGCGCGCTGACCGCCGTGCACTCCTGGGTCTTCAACGGCACCGCCCAGCGCCACGGCCGCACCTCCGTGCCCACCGAGCACCACGCCGCCTACCTCATCGAGCTGAGCAAGGCATGGGCCGGCGACCCGCACCGCCCCGTCTGGCTCCAGGAGGTCGGCGCGCCCGCCCCCCTGATCCCCGCCGAGCACGCCGCCGCCTTCACCGAGGCCACCGTCGCCAACGCGCTGGACTGCCCCGACCTGTGGGGCATCACCTGGTGGTGTTCCCACGACGTCTCGCGCGAGCTGGCCGACTTCCCCGAACTCGAGTACAGCCTCGGCCTGCTCACCAACGACCGCCGCCCCAAGGACAGCGCCCGCAGCCTCGCCCGCGCGGCCCGCGAGCACACCTACGCCCCGGCCCCGCGCACCACCGCCCTGACCGTGCCCGCCGACCCGGCCGCCCGCTCCCGCTGCGCGCCCGGCGGCGACGTCTTCGAGGCGTTCTTCCGGCTCACCGCCGACGGCGCCCGCCCCGCCACCGTCCTCGACACCCGGGCGGCCGACCGGGACCACCTGGCCGCCCGCGGCATCACGGACGTCGTCACCCCCGATCAGGTACTCCCCACCCCTCCAGGAGGCACCCGCTCGTGA